In Calonectris borealis chromosome 10, bCalBor7.hap1.2, whole genome shotgun sequence, a single genomic region encodes these proteins:
- the ZXDC gene encoding zinc finger protein ZXDC yields METQGLPAAEAARARPGAQHGGPAAPPAAPRRPPPPPDWEPAAAAASSSSAASTAASGLYVSFPVLLVEEKPEPGASPAPSPCAPPAGPAPDNDGLLLVFNVVRGAAEAGPGGGGEAGRAQPGPPPAEPPEEAPGSAAPLPPPPPPPPLPPAGGDGDGGGGTEDGSFSGTITINNQSLVVRIENGVLTLGPGAEQAAGTAPPPPAPPPPPAASPAEPPGGPRPRSPPAFPCPEPRCGEAFPRKQQLRLHRLSAHGGGGEDGRGAAGAAARPFGCPVPGCAWSFATAYKLRRHLHSHDKLRPFACAAPGCAKRFTTVYNLRAHSRAHEQEAAHKCEACGQRFPSAARLAAHRRRSHLEPERPYRCDFPGCERTFITVSALFSHNRAHFREQEQFSCSFPGCNKQYDKACRLKIHMRSHTGERPFICDFEGCGWSFTSMSKLLRHKRKHEDDRRFMCPVEGCGKSFTRAEHLKGHSITHLGTKPFECPVEGCCAKFSARSSLYIHSKKHLQDVDSLKTRCPVSSCNKLFTSKHSMKTHMVKQHNFSPDLLTQLEATSSLTPSSELTSPGQSDLSNIDLVSLFSNVSSSNSGIATDMALVNSGIVTIDVASVGSTLGGNLPVSNNSLSQAVDPLILVASSDMPQSLDSSLLLGTSATVLQQSTLNLDDVQTVNAEALGSLASLSVRNSSQDVHGLTSSNNLAIDTATLTPSSSLGSTNVPELLTPTKVERNLLPSSDVVGQQEGSKVVTQFVFSNPPGSYSAQKEMDLGTVTGSSFLESSGSARTDYRAIQLAKKRKQKGNGSSTGASGSGQRKSKGGKVSPTNFSSSTPGSRLGGNIVLPNGGLTIRDPATGAQYVQIQLLQDDSPGEGDLPFQLSSQSSSSHSQLTVDLPVHILQEPHNSTEDDAGSDNSQFTGSTINLQDLE; encoded by the exons ATGGAAACGCAGGGGCTGCCCGCCGCGGAggcggcccgggcccggcccggcgcccaaCATGGCGGCCctgccgcgccgcccgccgccccgcgccgcccgccgccgccgcccgactgggagccggcggccgccgccgcctcctcctcctccgccgccagCACCGCCGCGTCGGGCCTCTACGTGAGCTTCCCGGTGCTGCTGGTGGAGGAGAAGCCGGAGCCCGGCGCCAGCCCGGCGCCCAGCCCCTgcgcgccgccggcggggcccgcGCCCGACAACGACGGGCTCCTGCTCGTCTTCAACGTGGTGCGCGGCGCGGCCGAggccggcccgggcggcggcggcgaagcGGGGcgcgcccagcccggcccgccgcccgccgagcCGCCGGAGGAGGCCCCCGGCTCGGCGGcgccgctgccgcctcctcccccgccgccgccgctgccccccgccggcGGCGAtggcgatggcggcggcgggacggAGGACGGCTCCTTCTCGGGGACCATCACCATCAACAACCAGAGCCTGGTGGTGCGCATCGAGAACGGCGTCCTGACGCTGGGGCCCGGCGCCGAGCAGGCCGCGGgcaccgcgccgccgccgcccgccccgccaccgccacccgccgccagccccgccgagccgccgggcgggccgcggccgCGCTCGCCGCCGGCCTTCCCCTGCCCGGAGCCGCGCTGCGGCGAGGCCTTCCCCCGCAAGCAGCAGCTGCGGCTGCACCGCCTCTCGgcgcacggcggcggcggggaggacggccggggggcggcgggggcggcggcgcggcccttCGGCTGCCCGGTGCCGGGCTGCGCCTGGTCCTTCGCCACGGCCTACAAGCTGCGGCGGCACCTGCACTCGCACGACAAGCTGCGGCCCTTCGCCTGCGCGGCGCCGGGCTGCGCCAAGCGCTTCACCACCGTCTACAACCTGCGGGCCCACAGCCGCGCCCACGAGCAGGAGGCGGCGCACAAGTGCGAGGCGTGCGGGCAGCGCTTCCCCAGcgccgcccgcctcgccgcccACCGCCGCCGCAGCCACCTGGAGCCCGAGCGGCCCTACCGCTGCGACTTCCCCG gcTGTGAAAGAACATTTATCACAGTGAGTGCGTTATTCTCCCATAATCGAGCCCACTTCAGAGAGCAAGAGCAGTTCTCCTGTTCGTTCCCTGGCTGTAACAAGCAGTATGACAAAGCCTGCCGACTGAAAATCCACATGAGGAGTCACACAG GTGAAAGGCCTTTTATCTGCGACTTTGAAGGTTGTGGCTGGTCTTTCACCAGTATGTCCAAGCTGCTGAGACATAAAAG GAAACATGAAGATGACAGGAGATTTATGTGCCCAGTAGAAGGCTGTGGGAAGTCCTTCACAAGAGCAGAACACTTGAAAGGCCACAGTATAACTCACCTTGGTACAAAACCGTTTGAGTGTCCAGTAGAAG GCTGTTGTGCAAAATTTTCAGCACGAAGTAGTCTGTATATTCACTCCAAAAAACATCTTCAGGATGTGGACTCATTAAAGACTCGTTGCCCTGTATCGAGCTGTAATAAATTGTTCACTTCCAAACACAGTATGAAGACGCACATGGTCAAACAGCATAACTTCAGCCCAG ATCTCCTAACTCAGCTCGAAGCAACCAGCTCTCTCACGCCCAGCAGTGAACTCACAAGTCCAGGACAGAGTGATCTCAGCAACATAGACCTTGTATCCCTGTTCTCCAATGTGTCTAGTAGCAATTCTGGAATTGCAACAGACATGGCGCTAGTGAACTCTGGAATTGTCACGATCGACGTTGCTTCGGTGGGCTCAACGCTCGGAGGAAACCTGCCTGTCAGTAACAATTCTTTAAGCCAGGCAGTTGATCCCTTGATACTGGTGGCTAGCAGCGATATGCCGCAGAGCCTGGACAGTTCTCTCTTGCTGGGAACCAGTGCAACAGTTCTACAGCAAAGCACTTTAAATTTGGATGATGTACAGACTGTCAATGCAGAAGCCTTGGGTTCGCTAGCATCTCTGTCAGTGAGGAATTCCAGTCAAGATGTGCACGGTTTGACATCCAGCAATAATTTAGCTATCGACACAGCCACTTTGACTCCTTCTAGTAGCCTCGGCAGTACCAATGTGCCTGAGTTACTAACACCAACTAAAGTTGAACGGAATTTGCTTCCTAGCTCAGACGTTGTTGGTCAACAAGAGGGCAGCAAAGTAGTGACGCAGTTTGTCTTCTCCAACCCTCCAGGGAGCTACAGCGCACAGAAAGAAATGGATCTTGGCACAGTGACTGGCAGCTCATTTTTG gagAGCAGTGGGTCTGCGAGAACAGACTACAGAGCCATTCAGCTagccaagaaaagaaagcaaaaagggaATGGGAGCAGCACAG gGGCATCTGGCTCTGGTCAGAGGAAAAGCAAGGGTGGTAAAGTAAGCCCTACCAACTTTTCATCATCCACTCCTGGCAGTCGACTGGGTGGCAACATAGTTTTGCCAAATGGAGGGCTGACAATAAGGGACCCTGCCACTGGAGCCCAGTATGTGCAAATTCAGCTTCTTCAG GATGATTCCCCAGGAGAGGGAGATTTGCCCTTTCAACTGAGCTCGCAGTCCTCCTCGTCACATTCTCAGCTTACAGTGGATTTACCTGTTCACATACTTCAG GAACCACACAATTCCACTGAAGATGATGCAGGTTCTGATAACTCTCAGTTCACTGGAAGCACAATAAATTTACAGGATCTGGAATGA
- the CFAP100 gene encoding cilia- and flagella-associated protein 100, with translation MSVLSNNHSALSQETHSAEAISGSKMPSPHTESTSKSLSSKPGMETQLVLSESPEEDEENPMKNPFTIPPDTDIFLIRDKERKKAKAERERMKTMKIHEKFTFSSKIKAKQKGFWKALQKEEEEEDRRQATNEERLKTLQESLSWKTAIKKDYPLQKQTFRDYINERRETFLLEYAIAVKRDEIQRMDNIVKKEERKLEKAAYYLEKDAAMFDDFLKENHKNAVQALKIAEKETTAKTKKVTEIQAITSQMENLQSDISRFKNTLREYKMYRDFLYQLSPKEWQEEHGKKHTKKKDLKTPSKANEEGASPPTTAEQGQGLTARTNAASPYSTGYRDVPSSLLTSKSLDFRSLREIRPQPKNFLKPLSTRKLSSLEDAESETCSDEDEEPELYFTDPQQLLSIFMEMEEEILSFIQNSQETEESLDKVQQTFITTQERMEKELAELKQQVVTLKSSIAKEEERVADLKLKVHLFSSGEYNDQDKMLTSLHKKVLEVYCHCTGENESNLQTVQMLMVIEKWLNDLLDNLERIPPAEREQAEKAKKKEWRIRLREEKLRQQKQQQEERLQRALERSQATIKKKSGRRLVFRSNPPARKEKKHSQEQTDKEKEEQLYYFT, from the exons ATGTCTGTGCTGTCCAACAATCACTCAGCCTTATCGCAAGAAACCCACAGTGCCGAAGCAATTTCTG GGTCAAAGATGCCATCTCCACATACAGAGTCAACATCTAAAAGTCTCTCTTCCAAACCTGGAATGGAAACCCAGCTTGTGCTGTCAG AAAGCccagaagaggatgaagaaaacCCAATGAAAAATCCATTTACAATTCCTCCAGATACCGATATTTTCTTAAtaagggacaaggaaagaaaaaaggctaaGGCG GAACGTGAAAGGATGAAGACCATGAAAATCCATGAGAAATTTACTTTCTCctctaaaataaaagcaaagcaaaaagggtTCTGGAAAGCtctgcaaaaggaggaagaagaggaggacagAAGACAGGCAAcaaatgaagaaagactgaaaaccCTTCAGGAGAGTCTTTCATGGaagacagcaattaaaaaag ATTACCCACTACAAAAACAGACCTTCCGTGACTACATAAATGAGAGAAGAGAGACATTTTTACTTGAG TACGCCATAGCAGTAAAGCGAGATGAGATTCAAAGGATGGACAACATagtaaagaaagaggaaagaaaactggaaaaagctgCGTACTACCTGGAGAAGGATGCTGCCATGTTTGATGACTTCCTGAAGGAGAACCATAAAAACGCTGTTCAAGCCCTGAAAAT TGCCGAAAAAGAAACCACAGCAAAGACAAAGAAAGTAACAGAGATCCAGGCAATCACTTCCCAAATGGAGAACCTCCAAAG TGATATATCCAGATTCAAGAATACTCTGCGAGAGTACAAGATGTACAGGGACTTCCTCTATCAACTATCTCCGAAAGAGTGGCAAGAGGAACATggaaaaaagcacacaaagaaaaaggatttgaaaaCGCCATCCAAAGCTAATGAAGAAGGTGCCTCGCCTCCCACCACCGCAGAGCAGG GCCAGGGTCTGACAGCCAGGACAAACGCTGCCAGTCCCTACAGCACCGGTTATAGAGATGTGCCAAGTTCCCTGCTGACTTCAAAAAGTTTGGACTTCAGGTCATTACGTGAGATCAGGCCACAGCCCAAAAACTTCCTGAAGCCTCTATCAACAAGAAAACT AAGTTCATTGGAGGATGCAGAAAGCGAAACCTGCTCGGACGAAGATGAG GAGCCTGAGTTGTATTTTACTGATCCCCAACAACTGCTGTCTATTTTCatggagatggaggaagagaTCTTGTCCTTCATCCAGAATTCCCAGGAGACCGAGGAAAGTTTGGACAAGGTCCAACAGACTTTCATCACCACACAGGAAAGAAT GGAGAAAGAGTTAGCAGAGCTGAAACAGCAGGTAGTCACCCTCAAATCCTCCATCgccaaggaagaagagagagtaGCAGATCTGAAGCTCAAAGTTCACCTCTTTTCCTCTGGAGAATACAACGATCAG GACAAAATGCTCACAAGCCTGCACAAGAAAGTGCTGGAAGTCTATTGCCACTGCACTGGAGAAAATGAGTCAAACCTGCAGACGGTGCAGATGCTAATGGTGATAGAAAAATGGCTCAATGATTTACTGGACAACCTGGAGAGAATCCCACCAGCAGAGAGAGAACAGGCtgagaaagccaaaaaaaaggaatggagGATAAG GCTCAGAGAGGAAAAGCTGAgacaacagaagcagcagcaggaggaaagatTGCAAAGGGCCCTGGAAAGATCACAGGcaactataaaaaaaaag agTGGCAGGAGGCTGGTGTTTCGTTCCAACCCACCtgccaggaaagagaaaaagcacagcCAAGAACAAACGGAtaaggagaaagaagaacaacTCTATTATTTCACTTGA